Proteins encoded in a region of the Cytobacillus pseudoceanisediminis genome:
- a CDS encoding sigma-70 family RNA polymerase sigma factor encodes MKQGKVQAESRDSIKQKESCIADIYPSLQRYSRFLAQNRWDGDDLAHEAIIRAYRSYSPEKINQALLKKIVYNCWIDTLRNRKREKLQEAPEREMKEFSPDGTEAITHLLNRLTLKQAVVFTLKEGFQYQTKEIADILRTTEFAVKSSLNRARKQLQHPVEDEAEDSFANEEEEKLFQLLQQSVAAEDPSILIKTIPFLRSLESHAQKPVLRVPSSSNTLCMAA; translated from the coding sequence ATGAAGCAAGGGAAAGTTCAGGCTGAATCAAGGGATTCCATAAAGCAGAAGGAAAGCTGTATTGCAGATATCTATCCTTCACTGCAGCGTTATAGCCGGTTTCTTGCACAGAACCGCTGGGACGGGGACGATCTGGCCCATGAGGCAATCATCCGCGCTTATAGAAGCTATTCGCCTGAGAAAATTAATCAGGCTCTTTTAAAGAAGATTGTCTATAATTGCTGGATTGACACTCTTAGAAACAGAAAGCGGGAAAAGCTTCAAGAGGCGCCGGAACGGGAAATGAAGGAGTTCAGCCCTGATGGCACAGAAGCAATCACCCATCTCCTCAATAGGCTGACATTAAAGCAGGCTGTTGTTTTCACGCTGAAGGAAGGGTTTCAATATCAAACAAAAGAGATTGCTGATATACTTCGGACCACTGAGTTTGCAGTGAAGTCCTCGCTGAACCGTGCACGGAAGCAGCTTCAGCACCCAGTGGAAGATGAGGCTGAGGATTCTTTTGCAAATGAGGAAGAAGAAAAGTTATTTCAGCTGCTGCAGCAATCAGTGGCAGCGGAAGACCCGTCCATCCTGATAAAAACCATACCTTTTCTGCGATCCCTTGAAAGTCATGCCCAGAAGCCTGTACTGCGCGTTCCATCTTCTTCTAATACTCTCTGTATGGCGGCATAG
- a CDS encoding GntR family transcriptional regulator, with protein sequence MPIPSNYSSPTRVSAKDRAFSQIQEWIIDGTLQPKEKLNDADLAKALGVSRTPIREALQLLNVQGFVEMFPGVGTQVTSVNPEDISKILPPLGVLQALAAELAAPVISQETINILRDINHKFAKALIAGDTFTALKQDEKFHNIIIDLAQNPYISNTASMLQAHVMRLYYNKTIILKERSIEEHEDILKAFEQKDREKAGHIARVNWLRAIDEYYSEEK encoded by the coding sequence ATGCCGATACCCTCCAATTATTCATCACCTACCCGTGTGTCAGCCAAGGATCGCGCCTTCTCCCAAATCCAGGAGTGGATCATTGACGGCACACTCCAGCCGAAAGAAAAATTGAATGATGCCGATCTAGCAAAAGCATTAGGCGTCAGCCGAACTCCCATCAGGGAAGCTCTTCAGCTGCTGAATGTTCAGGGGTTCGTCGAAATGTTTCCCGGAGTTGGAACGCAGGTCACTTCAGTTAATCCTGAGGATATTAGTAAAATCCTGCCCCCTTTAGGCGTATTGCAGGCACTTGCTGCAGAATTGGCTGCTCCTGTTATCAGCCAGGAAACGATTAATATACTCAGGGATATTAATCATAAATTCGCTAAAGCTCTAATTGCAGGAGATACCTTCACAGCTTTGAAGCAGGACGAGAAGTTTCATAATATTATTATAGATCTTGCTCAGAATCCTTATATCTCGAATACAGCTTCCATGCTTCAGGCTCATGTCATGCGGCTTTACTACAATAAAACAATTATTTTGAAAGAACGTTCAATAGAAGAACATGAAGATATATTAAAAGCTTTTGAACAAAAAGACAGAGAAAAAGCCGGACACATTGCACGCGTCAACTGGCTTCGGGCAATTGATGAGTACTACTCCGAGGAAAAATGA
- the brnQ gene encoding branched-chain amino acid transport system II carrier protein, with product MTSKIPFSYIVTVGFMLFALFFGAGNLIFPAMLGQSAGTNVWSANAGFIITGVGLPLLGILALGFSGKSDLQSLASRVNPLFGLAFTVALYLSIGPLFAIPRTATVSYEIGIKPYLSEGSGSIGLIVCSVIFFGITAFFSLNSSKIVDIVGKYLTPILLIVIAVLIGAAFFNPMGAFQAPTEAYMNGAFFKGFQEGYLTMDALAAFVFGIIVVNAVKEKGAVTKKDIMLSIAKAGVIASGLLAVIYTSLSFIGASSVSGLGTLDNGGAVLSGASSHYFGSFGALLLSVIVFGACLTTSIGLITACSSYFNKLMPRVSYKMFVIVLSLFSAVFANFGLSQLIAISVPVLVGIYPLAIALMALTFLHPIFKGKKEVYQGSMLFTFVVSLFDGLNAAGISFAPINDLFGAILPLYDVGLGWIVPAIAGGLIGLVASAIKNDSQSPSAEAKKAA from the coding sequence ATGACAAGCAAAATACCATTCTCATATATTGTAACAGTTGGTTTTATGCTCTTTGCCTTGTTTTTTGGGGCAGGAAACTTAATTTTCCCTGCGATGCTTGGCCAATCGGCAGGAACGAATGTATGGTCAGCGAACGCTGGCTTCATCATCACAGGTGTAGGTTTGCCTCTTCTTGGTATACTGGCATTGGGCTTCTCGGGAAAAAGTGATCTGCAATCACTGGCGAGCCGCGTCAATCCATTGTTCGGACTAGCCTTCACAGTGGCCCTGTACTTATCAATTGGTCCGCTTTTTGCCATTCCGAGAACAGCTACAGTGTCTTACGAAATTGGAATTAAGCCATATCTATCCGAAGGAAGCGGTTCAATCGGCTTAATCGTATGTTCAGTTATTTTCTTTGGAATTACCGCATTTTTCTCTTTAAATTCTTCAAAGATTGTTGATATCGTGGGGAAATATTTAACACCAATTCTTCTAATTGTAATCGCGGTTTTAATCGGTGCTGCATTTTTCAATCCAATGGGTGCATTCCAGGCTCCGACTGAAGCTTATATGAATGGTGCCTTCTTTAAAGGGTTCCAGGAAGGCTATCTGACAATGGATGCACTGGCAGCATTTGTATTCGGTATTATCGTTGTAAATGCTGTGAAGGAAAAAGGCGCAGTAACTAAAAAGGATATCATGTTATCCATTGCGAAAGCAGGTGTGATTGCTTCTGGTCTATTAGCAGTCATTTATACATCGCTTTCCTTTATTGGGGCTTCAAGTGTCAGCGGTCTAGGAACATTGGATAATGGCGGTGCGGTTCTATCTGGTGCATCTTCCCATTACTTTGGCTCATTTGGTGCGCTGCTATTAAGTGTCATTGTTTTTGGAGCATGTTTGACAACCAGCATCGGTTTAATTACAGCTTGTTCTTCATACTTCAATAAACTGATGCCAAGAGTTTCTTACAAAATGTTCGTGATTGTTTTATCTTTATTCAGCGCAGTTTTTGCCAACTTTGGCTTAAGCCAGCTTATCGCCATTTCCGTGCCTGTCTTGGTGGGAATCTATCCATTGGCTATTGCATTGATGGCTCTTACTTTCCTGCACCCAATCTTTAAAGGCAAGAAAGAAGTTTATCAGGGAAGCATGCTTTTCACATTTGTGGTAAGTTTGTTTGATGGTTTGAATGCAGCAGGCATTTCGTTTGCGCCAATCAATGACCTATTCGGTGCGATCCTTCCTTTATATGATGTTGGGTTAGGATGGATTGTCCCTGCTATCGCGGGCGGTCTGATCGGTCTCGTTGCTTCTGCCATAAAGAATGACAGCCAATCACCTTCGGCTGAAGCAAAAAAAGCAGCATAA
- a CDS encoding 5'-methylthioadenosine/S-adenosylhomocysteine nucleosidase translates to MKKKLASLAAIAALSAAMLAGCSSAAKLETEAEGAQKPILIQGPMPIEAEKFAERLDKVKVEKSGNFVFYKGKLDKYPVIVAKTGKGMENTAAATAIAIEKYDPAAIINQGTSGGHDPSLNVYDIVLGERTVNIGSLKTGHLEEGEGIEPTNWIPMDLMASEGSAGEDPDAEKIRYYEGNEDLLAAAKAVKDKHKKGKVVEGTIGSADLWNNEVDRIKWFHENYGTSVEEMEGAAAAQIAGAYDVPFLGIRILSNNKTNGGQYDPNTAAANQDYVYEVVKQYISEIKGK, encoded by the coding sequence ATGAAAAAGAAATTAGCTTCACTCGCTGCGATTGCAGCACTGTCTGCAGCAATGCTTGCAGGATGCTCTTCGGCTGCAAAATTAGAAACCGAGGCTGAAGGTGCCCAAAAGCCAATTCTTATCCAAGGGCCAATGCCGATCGAGGCCGAAAAGTTTGCTGAGCGATTAGATAAAGTTAAAGTAGAAAAATCAGGGAACTTTGTTTTTTATAAAGGAAAGCTGGACAAGTACCCAGTCATCGTTGCTAAAACCGGAAAAGGCATGGAAAATACGGCGGCTGCCACAGCAATCGCCATCGAAAAGTATGATCCAGCCGCAATCATCAATCAGGGGACTTCAGGCGGCCATGACCCAAGCCTGAATGTGTATGATATCGTTTTAGGAGAAAGAACAGTCAATATCGGATCATTGAAGACTGGTCATTTGGAAGAAGGGGAAGGGATTGAACCAACCAATTGGATCCCGATGGACCTGATGGCTTCTGAGGGAAGTGCCGGTGAAGACCCTGATGCAGAAAAGATTCGTTATTATGAGGGAAATGAAGACCTTCTTGCTGCTGCCAAAGCAGTAAAAGATAAGCACAAGAAGGGCAAAGTAGTCGAGGGGACAATCGGTTCAGCGGACCTATGGAATAATGAAGTTGACCGCATCAAATGGTTTCATGAAAACTACGGAACATCGGTTGAAGAAATGGAAGGCGCAGCAGCAGCGCAGATTGCCGGAGCATACGATGTTCCATTCCTGGGAATTCGTATTCTTTCTAATAACAAAACAAACGGAGGCCAATACGACCCCAACACTGCTGCTGCAAACCAGGATTACGTATATGAAGTCGTAAAACAGTATATTTCAGAGATAAAAGGAAAGTAA
- a CDS encoding winged helix-turn-helix transcriptional regulator has protein sequence MEKSLICPRFEKAIGILSQRWTGLIIYQLLNGPQRFCSIESSIGISGKVLSDRLKDLENEGVVKREVYPETPVRIEYSLTEKGLAMEPLMKEIEKWSQNWL, from the coding sequence ATGGAAAAGTCGCTAATTTGTCCAAGATTTGAAAAAGCCATTGGCATATTGAGCCAGCGCTGGACCGGATTGATCATTTATCAATTGCTTAACGGGCCGCAGCGGTTCTGCAGTATAGAATCCTCTATCGGGATAAGCGGCAAAGTTCTTTCAGACCGGTTAAAGGACCTGGAGAATGAGGGGGTCGTAAAACGCGAGGTTTACCCTGAAACTCCTGTTAGAATCGAATATTCCCTGACAGAAAAGGGCCTGGCCATGGAGCCGCTGATGAAGGAAATAGAAAAATGGTCGCAGAACTGGTTATAG
- a CDS encoding DoxX family protein, protein MNKNELGHFILRVILGFIFFIHGFSKFQGGISNTAGFFDSIGIPGFMAYAVAVIELAGGIALILGIGTKMVSVLFAFIMLGAIFTAKLPAGLLGNGQMTGYELDLILLAASIYFVLAKESPLSLGSKLTQSKAN, encoded by the coding sequence ATGAACAAAAACGAATTAGGTCATTTCATTCTGCGTGTGATTTTAGGATTTATTTTCTTTATTCATGGATTTTCAAAATTTCAGGGAGGAATAAGCAATACTGCCGGTTTCTTCGATAGTATCGGTATTCCTGGTTTTATGGCTTATGCCGTTGCTGTAATCGAGCTGGCAGGAGGCATAGCGCTTATTTTGGGCATTGGTACAAAAATGGTTTCTGTACTATTTGCTTTCATCATGCTGGGAGCTATCTTTACTGCTAAGCTGCCCGCTGGCCTGCTTGGGAACGGCCAAATGACAGGATATGAATTAGATTTAATCTTGCTTGCTGCATCGATCTATTTTGTATTAGCAAAGGAATCACCACTGTCTCTTGGGAGCAAATTAACACAATCAAAGGCAAACTAA
- a CDS encoding VOC family protein: protein MNFHQKPITFVAQVNLKVQDLERSLAFYQEAIGFKVLTKTDRTAQLTADGNSTLLTIEQPENVEPALGRTTGLYHFALLLPKRSDLAKIVRHFVEIGLQFGSSDHLVSEALYLSDPDGNGIEIYTDRNPSEWTWKNGEVNMTVDPLDFPDLLSIGQQQSWRGLPGGTVMGHIHLHVAELANTETFYTEGLGFEAVCRYGKQALFISSGKYHHHIGLNTWNGVGAPQPSSNSVGLQSFKLIFENEAARDQAVGNLKKIGAAAAVENNQVITEDPSGNRIVLGF from the coding sequence ATGAACTTTCATCAAAAACCGATTACCTTTGTAGCTCAAGTCAATCTGAAAGTACAGGATCTGGAACGGTCACTGGCCTTCTATCAAGAAGCAATTGGCTTTAAAGTGTTAACAAAGACTGACAGAACTGCCCAGCTTACTGCAGATGGCAATAGTACCTTACTGACCATCGAACAGCCGGAAAATGTTGAACCTGCATTGGGAAGAACAACAGGTTTGTATCATTTCGCCCTGCTCCTCCCAAAGCGTTCTGATTTGGCTAAGATCGTGCGTCATTTCGTCGAGATTGGGCTGCAATTTGGATCTTCCGACCATCTGGTCAGCGAAGCGCTCTATCTCTCGGATCCTGATGGCAATGGGATAGAAATCTATACTGACCGTAACCCTTCCGAATGGACATGGAAAAACGGGGAAGTAAATATGACTGTTGATCCCCTGGACTTCCCTGATCTGCTGTCAATTGGGCAGCAGCAGTCCTGGAGAGGACTGCCCGGCGGTACGGTCATGGGGCATATCCATTTGCATGTGGCTGAACTGGCGAATACCGAAACGTTTTACACAGAGGGGCTGGGATTTGAAGCAGTCTGCCGATATGGCAAACAGGCACTTTTCATTTCGAGCGGAAAATATCACCACCATATTGGTTTGAATACATGGAATGGAGTAGGAGCCCCGCAGCCTTCATCGAATAGTGTCGGGCTTCAATCCTTCAAACTCATTTTTGAAAATGAAGCAGCCAGGGATCAGGCCGTGGGAAATTTGAAAAAGATAGGTGCGGCTGCAGCAGTTGAAAATAATCAGGTGATTACCGAAGACCCTTCGGGGAATCGAATTGTTTTAGGATTTTAA
- a CDS encoding NADPH-dependent FMN reductase, with protein MGFLNQLFGRKSKEEQKMNEKLNIGIILGSTRQGRVSPQVGSWVKEIADKRGDANYEIIDIADFKLPFLGEADSPGIAAWNEKLNSLDGFIFIVQEYNHSITGALKNALDLAREPWNNKAAGIVSYGSTGGARAAEHLRGIMGELMIADVRVHPTLSLFTDFENGTVFKPQDLHLDNVNAMIDQVISWSGALKTIR; from the coding sequence ATGGGTTTTTTAAATCAATTATTTGGAAGAAAATCTAAGGAGGAACAAAAAATGAACGAGAAATTAAACATTGGGATTATCTTAGGAAGCACACGTCAGGGGAGAGTTAGCCCTCAGGTCGGATCATGGGTTAAAGAAATTGCCGATAAACGCGGGGATGCCAATTATGAGATTATAGATATCGCTGATTTCAAATTGCCATTCTTAGGTGAAGCGGATTCACCGGGAATTGCTGCATGGAATGAGAAGCTTAACAGTCTGGATGGATTTATATTCATCGTTCAAGAATACAACCACAGTATTACAGGGGCATTAAAGAATGCACTTGATCTAGCTCGTGAACCTTGGAACAATAAAGCTGCAGGAATTGTAAGTTATGGCTCAACCGGCGGTGCGAGAGCTGCTGAACATCTGCGCGGAATCATGGGTGAATTGATGATAGCTGATGTGCGCGTGCATCCAACATTGTCATTATTTACTGATTTTGAAAATGGCACAGTATTTAAACCTCAAGATCTTCATCTCGATAATGTGAACGCAATGATTGACCAGGTGATATCCTGGAGCGGTGCATTAAAAACCATTAGATAG
- a CDS encoding YrhK family protein → MKIRNIVKEQQEDVHIEIGAYEMIIEKRYRVVSFINDLLLGVLYFIGSILFLTDVSQAVSISFFLAGSIMMIIRAGLNILKDLHVKKITGTKRE, encoded by the coding sequence ATGAAGATTAGAAATATTGTAAAGGAACAGCAGGAAGATGTGCATATTGAGATAGGCGCCTACGAAATGATCATTGAAAAGCGATATAGGGTAGTATCATTTATTAATGATCTGCTTCTGGGTGTTTTATATTTTATCGGAAGTATATTATTTTTAACAGATGTCAGCCAGGCGGTTTCGATATCGTTTTTCCTTGCAGGAAGCATTATGATGATCATCAGGGCAGGCTTGAATATATTGAAGGACCTTCATGTTAAAAAGATAACAGGAACAAAGAGAGAGTAA